The Collibacillus ludicampi region TTCCGGGTGCTGAATGATATATTGATCTAAAGGCGACGATGAAGCAACGAGAACGGTCACAGACTTGCCTTGACGACGTCCCGCCCGGCCCGCTTGCTGCCATACGCTGGCGATCGCCCCCGGGTAGCCCGTGATCACACAAGCTTCCAAACTGCCGATATCGATGCCTAACTCCAACGCATTTGTACTTACGACCCCTTTGACCTCACCATTGCGAAGCCCTCGTTCGATCTCCCGGCGTTCGTTCGGCAAATATCCTCCCCGATAGCCGCGCACCGCTTGACGAGGGATGACACCCTTCGTCGTTTCCTGCAAATAAGTGAGCAAGACCTCCACTTGCGTCCTTGATTTCGTGAATACGATCGTCTGGATATCATTTGTCAGCAATTGTGTCGCGATCTTACGTGACTCTAACAAAGAACTGCGCCTGATCCCCAACTGCCGGTTCACGACGGGAGGATTATAAAAAATAAAATGCCGTTCTCCCCGTGGAGCTCCCGAACGATCCAACAAGACAAATTCTTCATCGAAAAGCTCCTGAGCCAATTCACGCGGATTCGCGATCGTTGCCGAACAACAGATAAATTGCGGTCGTGAACCGTAAAATTTGCAGATTCGTTTCAGACGGCGTATCACGTTGGCAACATGCGAGCCGAATACTCCCCTATACATATGAATCTCATCGATCACGACAAATGCTAAGTTCTCAAACAGCTTCACCCATTTCGTATGATGCGGTAAGATTCCGGAATGCAACATATCCGGGTTTGTCACCACGATATGACCGGCTTGTCTGATCGTTTGTCTTGCCGTGACGGGGGTGTCACCATCGTACGTAAATGTTTTGATGTTTTGCTCGAGATGTTCGACCGTCTCATGCAATTCCTTCATCTGATCCTGCGAGAGCGCTTTAGTCGGAAACAAATAAAGCGAACGTGCCGACGGGTCTTGCAAGATCCGGTCAAGCACCGGCAAATTGTAACACAGTGTTTTCCCCGATGCGGTCGGGGTTACAACGACCACGTTTTCTCCCCGTTTGACCCTTGTGAACGCCTCCGCCTGATGCGAATACAACTTGCGAATCCCCTTTTTCATGAGGGAATCGATAAGGCGCCGATCCATATGTGCAGGAAAATCGGCATAAACCGCTTGCTGGCCCGGAAATACCTCCCAATGGGTAACATTCTGCATAAACGATTCGCTGCGTTTCCACTCGTCCAGTAACAAATCGATATTCAAGCTTTTTCATCCCTTCACGAGAACAGATGTTCCATGAATACTTATATTCGCTGCTTGTAATACAAAATCCTTTATAAGAAAAACGCATGGCTCCTGTGAAGGCATGCGTTCAATCGATGTGTAGTTTGGTGGGCGTATGCTTTGCGTTCACGCTCCGTGGAGGCGTCTCATAGGGTATATGCTTTGCGCTCATGCTCCGTGAAGGTCGTCTCGCATGGAACCATAATCAAATGTCGCGAGACGACCTTCAAAGTCGCTATTACGCGCAAAGCATATACCCCTTACCAGCCAGAATGGAAACGAGACGACCTCCAAAGTCGCTGTCTCACGCAAAGCATTACGCCCACCTAAAGACACTTTTCATTATCTAATGGCGCCGCTTGCGGTATGGAGGGCTACTGTGAAAATGAGTGATTGGGTGGGTGTATCGCTTTGCGCTTGGGTTCGATGAAAGTTTTCATATTCTCAATGGTCACGCTTGCGGCATGTGCGGCATGGGGGACTACCTTGCTATTCATCGAAGAAGCTCATGCTTAAATATCGTTCGCCTGTATCAGGGGCCATGCAGAGCACTTTCTTGCCGGCTCCCAGACGTTTGGCCACGGCGATGGCAGCAAAGACGGAAGCGCCTGATGAAGGGCCGACAAAGATCCCTTCTTTCCGTGCCAGATGTTTGACTGTCGACAGAGCATCCTCGTCGGAAATTTGTATGATCTCATCAAACACGTTCCGGTTCAGAATAGGTGGAATAAAACCCGGACTGGTTCCCACCAATTTATGAGGACCCGGTTGCCCCCCGGATAAAACAGGAGATCCTTTCGGTTCCACGACGGCGATATGCAAATGCGGCAACTTTTCTTTCAGGGTTTCCCCTGTTCCCGTTATCGTGCCGCCCGTACCAGCCGTCGCGACGAAAGCATCCAACCGTCCATCCATCTGTTCTAAGATTTCCAGTGCGGTCGTCCTGCGATGGATATCCGGATTCGACTTGTTTTCAAATTGCATGGGTATAAAACTTCCCGGGATTCGTTTTTGCAGATCCCTCGCTTTAGCGATGGCACCCGGCATCCGCTGACCGCTTGGCGTGAGTACGACTTCCGCGCCATATGCTTTCAGAAGATTGATCCGCTCTTGTGTTGCATTATCCGGCATCACGAGAATCACGCGGTATCCTCTCGCCGCGGCGTTCATCGCCAAACCGATTCCCGTATTGCCACTGGTCGGTTCGATGATGGTATCCCCTTTGCGTATCAGGCCCATCTTTTCAGCCATCAGGATCATATTGAATGCGGCACGGTCTTTTACGCTGCGCGAAGGATTGAACATCTCCAATTTGACATACACGTCTGCCGAACGCTGCGGTACCATGCGCTGCAAACGAACCACCGGTGTTTTCCCGATCAGATCCGTAATATTTTCGTGGATCATGTATTCTCTCCTTTCATCCGTCCGTTTCAATCTGCCGCTTGCGACATGAGGGGCTATTAACAAATGAGCGGAACTACTTTCTCCACACGTCTCAACCAGACCCCTTCCTTTAATTGTGAAGCGACATATTCGATATCGCCCGTAATCGAGCGGTCCTGTATGAGAGGCTGTACATTCTCGCGTACTGCATCATACAAAACGCGGGTTGCGGGCGCGAGGCGATCACTCCCTCGATGTTCCGCTGCCTCACATGCACCGATCAGTTCGATGGCGAGTACTCGCGCCACGTTTTCGACCACGTTCGCCGCGTGGCGGGCAGCATTGGTACCCATACTGACATGGTCTTCTTGGTTCGCGGACGAAGGGATCGAATCCACGCTCGACGGGTGGCACAAAACTTTGTTTTCAGAGACGATCGATGCCGCCACGTATTGCGCGATCATCATGCCCGACTCGACACCGGGACGCCGCGATAGAAACGGCGGAAGACCTCCCGATAATTGCGCGTTCACAATCCTCTCCAAACGCCTTTCGGAGA contains the following coding sequences:
- the cysK gene encoding cysteine synthase A; the protein is MIHENITDLIGKTPVVRLQRMVPQRSADVYVKLEMFNPSRSVKDRAAFNMILMAEKMGLIRKGDTIIEPTSGNTGIGLAMNAAARGYRVILVMPDNATQERINLLKAYGAEVVLTPSGQRMPGAIAKARDLQKRIPGSFIPMQFENKSNPDIHRRTTALEILEQMDGRLDAFVATAGTGGTITGTGETLKEKLPHLHIAVVEPKGSPVLSGGQPGPHKLVGTSPGFIPPILNRNVFDEIIQISDEDALSTVKHLARKEGIFVGPSSGASVFAAIAVAKRLGAGKKVLCMAPDTGERYLSMSFFDE
- a CDS encoding DEAD/DEAH box helicase, with the protein product MQNVTHWEVFPGQQAVYADFPAHMDRRLIDSLMKKGIRKLYSHQAEAFTRVKRGENVVVVTPTASGKTLCYNLPVLDRILQDPSARSLYLFPTKALSQDQMKELHETVEHLEQNIKTFTYDGDTPVTARQTIRQAGHIVVTNPDMLHSGILPHHTKWVKLFENLAFVVIDEIHMYRGVFGSHVANVIRRLKRICKFYGSRPQFICCSATIANPRELAQELFDEEFVLLDRSGAPRGERHFIFYNPPVVNRQLGIRRSSLLESRKIATQLLTNDIQTIVFTKSRTQVEVLLTYLQETTKGVIPRQAVRGYRGGYLPNERREIERGLRNGEVKGVVSTNALELGIDIGSLEACVITGYPGAIASVWQQAGRAGRRQGKSVTVLVASSSPLDQYIIQHPEYFFKGTPEHAWVHPENLIILVDHLKCAAYELPFEAGETFGVATTEEILDFLAEERILNKAKDGRYYWMSDSLPSHEISLRSAAQENVLVIDMTEKNRVIGETDRFSALTTLHEKAIYIHEGVQYQVERLDLENGKAFVRKVDCDYYTDAELAVNLRVLDEFRGEQEGCIRHGFGEVMVNALPTIYKKIKFDTHENLGWGQIHLPETEIHTLSYWIAFTELPKREWSKEEVESGLIGLANLLKGVAPLYLMCAPGDIYVHPQVKAPHTKAPTVFLYDSYPGGIGLADTFYRLRQQIFQTALEMVKDCPCESGCPSCVGPKELVGESGKEITRELLQIVAHEGVMV